The Sesamum indicum cultivar Zhongzhi No. 13 linkage group LG6, S_indicum_v1.0, whole genome shotgun sequence genome has a segment encoding these proteins:
- the LOC105164894 gene encoding histone-lysine N-methyltransferase setd3, with product MLLHSVIVTNSCWAQSRRPLVSTLFHCFSISSNSFASITSPEASHIDEDFNDFLPWLEHKAAAKISSALSIGKSSYGRALYAAKDIQTGDCLLKVPYSVQLSADNLPVEITCLLGDEVGNVAKVALLILYEKKLGQNSEWAPYISCLPQAGDLHSSIFWSDDELAMIQPSALYEETLRQKAQIEKDFWAVRLVFDRLPHHFQDVTLQEFTYAYGLVTSRAWGSSRDVSMIPFADFLNHDGASEAYVLCNESKKHSEVIADRDFAPGDEVLIRYGKFSNATLLLDFGFTVSSNSYDQVQVELNIPQHDRLYTQKLGLLDRHSTRSVKDVNEFTSSLNSFTIKEVKSGSKKGKGIPQSLRAFARILTCNSQEELDDLAVEAAQNDGRLARYPLKNKKREIAAHQLLLSEISQLVEEHNKYIKLLVPAPPYLCGKSFLRRQLAQDLLTGELRVLKSASAWLENYCSTLLTK from the coding sequence ATGCTACTTCACTCTGTCATTGTGACAAACAGCTGCTGGGCTCAAAGTCGAAGACCACTTGTCTCCACTCTCTTCCATTGTTTTTCCATATCGTCCAACTCTTTTGCTTCCATTACTTCACCTGAGGCCTCACATATAGATGAAGATTTCAATGATTTTCTCCCATGGCTGGAGCACAAGGCTGCGGCAAAAATTTCTTCTGCACTTTCTATTGGAAAATCCTCCTATGGAAGGGCATTATATGCTGCCAAGGATATACAAACTGGGGATTGCTTATTGAAGGTTCCCTATAGTGTGCAACTATCCGCGGACAATCTTCCTGTAGAAATAACTTGTTTGTTAGGAGATGAAGTTGGTAATGTTGCAAAAGTTGCTTTACTCATTCTGTATGAGAAAAAGTTGGGACAGAATTCTGAATGGGCACCTTATATCAGTTGCCTTCCTCAGGCTGGGGATCTACATAGCTCAATATTCTGGAGCGACGACGAACTGGCGATGATTCAACCAAGTGCATTGTATGAAGAAACTCTCAGACAAAAGgctcaaattgaaaaagactTCTGGGCTGTTAGATTGGTTTTTGATCGACTCcctcatcattttcaagatgTTACACTTCAAGAATTCACATATGCATATGGATTAGTTACATCCCGAGCATGGGGAAGCTCAAGAGATGTATCCATGATACCTTTTGCAGATTTTCTTAATCATGATGGTGCTTCAGAGGCATATGTTTTGTGTAATGAAAGCAAAAAACATTCTGAGGTTATAGCTGATCGTGACTTTGCTCCAGGAGATGAGGTCCTGATACGATATGGAAAATTTTCGAATGCTACACTTCTGTTGGATTTTGGCTTTACTGTTTCTTCCAACAGTTATGATCAAGTCCAGGTTGAGCTTAATATACCTCAACATGACAGACTTTACACACAAAAGTTGGGACTTCTTGACAGACACAGCACCAGAAGTGTAAAAGATGTGAATGAATTTACCTCTTCTCTGAATTCTTTCACAATCAAGGAAGTAAAAAGCGGCAGTAAAAAGGGGAAGGGAATCCCACAATCACTCCGTGCATTTGCTCGCATTCTGACTTGCAATTCTCAGGAAGAACTAGATGACCTGGCAGTAGAGGCTGCACAAAATGATGGCCGGCTGGCTCGGTATCCtttgaagaacaaaaagagagaaattgcAGCTCATCAGCTTTTGCTCTCTGAGATATCTCAGTTAGTTGAAgaacataacaaatatatcaaacTGCTGGTACCAGCTCCTCCCTATCTATGTGGAAAGAGTTTCCTAAGGAGGCAATTAGCTCAAGATCTCCTGACTGGCGAGCTTCGTGTCCTGAAATCAGCTTCTGCCTGGCTGGAGAACTATTGTTCAACCTTATTGACGAAATGA
- the LOC105164895 gene encoding uncharacterized protein LOC105164895, whose product MSGSLGVVQRWVNPLVAFRTSRHFNPVVLSARGVIVSRPIYYNTKVLQCVANTVTDTVVATDDSYGHKEVISVNPRLYDYLLANVREPEILRELREETATMRGSQMQVSPDQAQLLAMLVQILGAERCIEVGIYTGYSSLAVALVLPEGGQLVACERDAKSLEVASRYYERAGVSEKVKVKLGLAADTLKTMIQNGEGSSYDFAFVDAEKKMYQDYFELLLQLVRVGGVIVIDNVLWHGRVADPLVNDLKTVSIRNFNRNLMEDNRVSISMVPIGDGMTICRKR is encoded by the exons ATGTCTGGTAGCTTGGGGGTCGTGCAGCGATGGGTAAATCCACTGGTGGCGTTTCGGACGTCTAGACATTTCAATCCGGTGGTCTTATCTGCAAGGGGGGTAATTGTAAGCCGACCGATTTACTATAACACGAAGGTGCTGCAATGTGTTGCAAATACAGTCACAGACACAGTTGTCGCTACTGATGATAGTTATGGGCATAAGGAAGTTATCAGTGTTAATCCTAGGCTGTATGACTACTTATTGGCTAATGTCAGAGAGCCAGAG ATATTGCGCGAGCTTAGGGAGGAAACTGCTACGATGCGTGGTAGTCAAATGCAG GTATCCCCTGATCAAGCACAGCTTCTTGCAATGCTTGTTCAGATACTAGGAGCAGAGAGGTGTATTGAAGTTGGTATCTACACT GGGTACTCATCTCTTGCTGTTGCTTTGGTTCTACCAGAAGGAGGTCAGCTGGTTGCGTGCGAGAGAGATGCAAAATCACTAGAAGTTGCAAGCAGATATTATGAGCGTGCTGGTGTTTCAGAGAAG GTTAAAGTGAAACTTGGGCTAGCAGCTGATACTTTAAAGACTATGATTCAAAATGGCGAAGGTAGCAG CTATGATTTCGCTTTTGTAGATGCTGAGAAGAAAATGTACCAGGATTATTTTGAACTGCTGCTACAACTG GTTAGAGTTGGAGGTGTTATAGTGATCGACAATGTTCTTTGGCATGGAAGGGTCGCAGATCCACTG GTAAACGACTTGAAGACTGTCAGCATCAGAAACTTTAACAGAAACTTGATGGAGGATAATCGCGTAAGCATTAGCATG GTTCCGATCGGAGATGGCATGACAATCTGTCGGAAAAGATAG